A section of the Callithrix jacchus isolate 240 chromosome 14, calJac240_pri, whole genome shotgun sequence genome encodes:
- the CD8B gene encoding T-cell surface glycoprotein CD8 beta chain produces MMRPRMWLLLAAQLAALHGSSVLQQTPAYTMVQTNQMVMLSCQAISSLTTRIYWLRQCKAPSSDSHHEFLVFWDSSKGTIHSEGVEQEKIAVFRDGSRFFLNLTRVKPEDSGVYFCMVIGSPSLTFGTGTQLSVVDILPTTAQPTKKSTPKKTVCRLPRPATRKGPLCSPITLSLLVAGILVLLVSLGVAIHLYCRQRRARLRFMKQFYK; encoded by the exons ATGATGCGGCCGCGGATGTGGCTCCTCCTGGCCGCGCAGCTGGCAG CTCTCCATGGCAGCTCAGTTCTCCAGCAGACCCCTGCATACACAATGGTGCAAACCAACCAAATGGTGATGCTGTCCTGCCAGGCTATCTCCTCCCTTACCACACGCATCTACTGGCTGAGACAGTGCAAAGCCCCAAGCAGTGACAGTCATCATGAGTTCCTGGTCTTCTGGGATTCCTCAAAAGGGACTATCCACAGTGAAGGGGTGGAACAGGAGAAGATAGCTGTGTTTCGGGATGGAAGTCGGTTCTTTCTCAATCTCACAAGAGTGAAGCCGGAGGACAGTGGCGTCTACTTCTGCATGGTCATCGGGAGCCCCAGTCTGACCTTCGGGACGGGAACTCAGCTGAGTGTGG TTGATATCCTTCCTACCACTGCCCAGCCCACCAAGAAGTCCACCCCCAAGAAGACAGTGTGCCGGTTACCCAGGCCAGCAACCCGGAAGG GCCCTCTTTGTAGCCCCATCACCCTCAGCCTGCTGGTGGCTGGCATCCTGGTTCTGCTGGTGTCCCTGGGAGTGGCCATCCACCTGTACT GCCGGCAGAGAAGAGCCCGGCTTCGTTTCATGAAACA gttttacaaatga